TAAATAACATATCCCCTCTTCCAAGTAATGATTCTGCTCCCATTGAATCTAAAATAATTTTAGAATCAACTTTTTGCCCTACTTTATATGATAATCTACTAGGTAAATTTGCTTTTATTAAACCTGTAACTACATCAACAGAAGGTCTTTGTGTTGCTACAATTAAATGAATTCCACTTGCTCTTGCCATTTGTGCTAATCTTGCAATTGAGTGTTCTACATCTTTTCCACTTGTCATCATTAAATCTGCCAACTCATCAATAACTACAACAATATAAGGAAATGGCTCATACTTATCTTTTTTTGCTTTTTCATTATAATTTTCTATATTTTTAGTTTTTGTTTGAGACATCAAAGTATATCTTCTTTCCATCTCCGCAACCATATTTGATAAAGCATTAATTGCATCAGTTGGTTTTGTAATTACTGGTGTCAATAAATGTGGAATATCATTGTACATAGAAAACTCTAACATTTTTGGATCTATCATTACAAGTTTTAAATTATCTGGTGAATTTTTATATAAAAGAGATAAAATCATTGCATTAATACCAACTGATTTTCCTGAACCTGTAGTTCCTGCAATTAGTAAATGCGGAAGTTTTTTTAAATCAGTTATAAAAGGTTTTCCCACAATATCTTTACCTAAAATCATAGTTAAAGGAGATTTTGAATTTTGAAAAATTTCACTTTCAAGTAACTCTTTAATAAAAATTGTTTGCATATCTTCATTTGGAACTTCAATTCCAACAACATCTTTACCTGGAATTGGAGCTTGAATTCTAATTGTTTGTGCTTTAAGTGCCATTGCTAAATCATCTTGTAGATTTAATATTTTTGACACCTTTACATTAGGTGCTGGTTTAAATTCAAAAGTTGTAACAACAGGTCCTGTATAAGTTCTGACTACATCACCTTCAATTTTAAACATTAGAAGTTTTTCAAGCAAATCTCCAATTTTTTGATCAATTACTGCTTCTGAAACTTTTGATTTTTTATCTTTTGGTGAGTTTTGAAAAAACTTAGTAGGAGGTAACTCAAAATCTTTTGGTTTTTCAGTTTTACCTAATTCTATATCATCTAAAAGTCTTTTATTCTCTTCTAACTCATCAACAATAATTCCATGTTGTGTAGTTAGTTCTTCAATTGAACCTATCTCTTCTAAATTTTCTAAATCTTTATTATTAGTATTAACATTTTCTTCTTTTATAATATCTTTTAATTCTTCTAATTTTTCAATATTATCAAGTGTTGGTTCAATAACAATCTCTGCTGTATCTCCTACTTCTTTTACACTAACAGCTTCATTACGAAGATTTTCTTTTTTTACAGATTTATTTTTTAATTTTCTTTTTGTCTCTTCAGCTTTTTTAATTTTTGCTCGATTTGCACTATTTTGCTTTTCATTTGATTTAGGTAATGAAAAAGTAGGAATTTTATTTTTAATTGAATTCATAGATATCTCATTACTTTCAAAAATTACTGTAAAAGTAATAACAAATCCTACCAATACAAAAATCCATAAACCAGCATTTCCAATAAAAGGACTTAGGTCACTCACAATTATATTTCCAATTAATCCACTATGTTGTTTTGTTG
The window above is part of the Malaciobacter marinus genome. Proteins encoded here:
- a CDS encoding DNA translocase FtsK codes for the protein MSHNYFGYLSYVYLFLFLYPLYLINYKEYFDLGDFSLKVMVMLLLLFSSLTLQSLVVTTKQHSGLIGNIIVSDLSPFIGNAGLWIFVLVGFVITFTVIFESNEISMNSIKNKIPTFSLPKSNEKQNSANRAKIKKAEETKRKLKNKSVKKENLRNEAVSVKEVGDTAEIVIEPTLDNIEKLEELKDIIKEENVNTNNKDLENLEEIGSIEELTTQHGIIVDELEENKRLLDDIELGKTEKPKDFELPPTKFFQNSPKDKKSKVSEAVIDQKIGDLLEKLLMFKIEGDVVRTYTGPVVTTFEFKPAPNVKVSKILNLQDDLAMALKAQTIRIQAPIPGKDVVGIEVPNEDMQTIFIKELLESEIFQNSKSPLTMILGKDIVGKPFITDLKKLPHLLIAGTTGSGKSVGINAMILSLLYKNSPDNLKLVMIDPKMLEFSMYNDIPHLLTPVITKPTDAINALSNMVAEMERRYTLMSQTKTKNIENYNEKAKKDKYEPFPYIVVVIDELADLMMTSGKDVEHSIARLAQMARASGIHLIVATQRPSVDVVTGLIKANLPSRLSYKVGQKVDSKIILDSMGAESLLGRGDMLFTPPGMSGLVRIHAPWSMETEIEKVVEFLKEQKEVEYDMNFVKDRNSSNISDSSGIELGELDELYEDAKQVVLTDKKTSISYIQRKLRIGYNRAATIVEQLEKSGVLSEPNAKGNREILI